The Alosa alosa isolate M-15738 ecotype Scorff River chromosome 9, AALO_Geno_1.1, whole genome shotgun sequence genome includes a region encoding these proteins:
- the cks2 gene encoding cyclin-dependent kinases regulatory subunit 2, with the protein MSKNQIYYSDKYIDEEFEYRHVMLPKQLSKLVPQSHLMTEEEWRGLGVQQSQGWVHYMIHKPEPHILLFRRPLPKE; encoded by the exons ATGTCGAAAAATCAGATATATTACTCTGACAAGTACATAGATGAGGAATTTGAGTACAG GCATGTTATGCTCCCGAAGCAACTGTCCAAGTTGGTGCCGCAGTCTCACCTGATGActgaggaggagtggaggggttTAGGAGTGCAGCAGAGCCAAGGCTGGGTCCACTACATGATTCACAAACCAG AACCGCACATACTGCTCTTCCGAAGACCCCTCCCTAAGGAATGA
- the odf3l2b gene encoding outer dense fiber protein 3-like protein 2b has product MAETTKKRPIIAGREKGPGPARYALPPTIGFMRHDFTKPTSPAFTFHSRMSDNLYSIDSSPGPQYFVDAKITRFGRDGTPAYSMLGRMRKTVEVFQTPGPGAYSPEKALPSSTKRKTPSYTIGARTIYRSLDTVPAPNRYTLPAVMGAHVPTKPASASFTISGRCRSGGFSEDLSKTPGPGRYNSTDPSIYLPRQPAFSMLGRSGLPTDTTLKPGPGSHNPEKVTAHKPRAPAFSLGIRHSEFITPLVVDVLD; this is encoded by the exons ATGGCCGAAACTACAAAGAAACGACCCATCATAGCTGGGAGAGAAAAAG GTCCAGGACCTGCCCGCTATGCCCTCCCTCCCACCATTGGCTTCATGCGTCATGACTTCACAAAGCCAACGAGCCCAGCGTTTACTTTCCACAGCAGGATGAGTGACAACC TCTACAGCATAGACTCCAGCCCTGGGCCTCAGTATTTTGTTGACGCAAAGATCACTCGCTTTGGGAGAGATGGCACCCCTGCATATTCCATGCTGGGTAGGATGAGAAAGACTG TGGAAGTTTTCCAGACTCCAGGGCCAGGAGCATACAGTCCAGAGAAAGCCCTTCCCAGCAGCACCAAGCGCAAGACCCCTTCATACACAATAGGGGCACGTACAATCTACCGCTCCCTCGACACGGTCCCGGCCCCAAACAGGTACACGCTGCCAGCCGTCATGGGTGCCCACGTGCCCACCAAGCCTGCCAGCGCCAGCTTCACCATCTCTGGCCGCTGCCGATCTGGCGGGTTTTCTGAGGACCTGTCGAAGACACCTGGCCCTGGCAGGTACAACAGCACAGACCCCAGCATTTACCTGCCCAGGCAGCCAGCCTTCTCCATGCTGGGCCGCAGCGGCCTCCCCACCGACACCACACTGAAGCCTGGCCCTGGCAGCCACAACCCAGAGAAGGTGACGGCACACAAGCCCCGAGCACCGGCCTTCTCTCTGGGCATTCGCCACTCAGAGTTCATTACTCCTTTGGTGGTGGATGTGTTGGACTGA